A part of Labrys wisconsinensis genomic DNA contains:
- a CDS encoding DedA family protein translates to MDFDGITQATLAFVRTHEAWGLPIVFALAFGESLAFLSLLLPATVILLALGVLVGESGIAFWPLWSAAVLGAVAGDWLSFWIGLRLKHGVARYWPLSRYPDLIPRGHRFFERWGTLGVFFGRFFGPLRASVPLVAGICDMPALRFQLANVASALVWATVMLAPGAFGLKWLREW, encoded by the coding sequence ATGGATTTCGACGGCATCACCCAGGCGACGCTGGCCTTCGTGCGGACCCACGAGGCCTGGGGCCTTCCCATCGTGTTCGCGCTCGCCTTCGGGGAATCGCTGGCCTTCCTGTCGCTGCTGCTGCCGGCGACCGTGATCCTGCTGGCGCTCGGCGTGCTGGTCGGCGAGAGCGGCATCGCCTTCTGGCCGCTCTGGTCGGCGGCGGTGCTCGGCGCCGTGGCCGGCGACTGGCTGTCCTTCTGGATCGGCCTGCGGCTGAAGCACGGCGTCGCACGCTACTGGCCGCTGTCGCGCTATCCCGACCTGATCCCGCGCGGCCATCGTTTCTTCGAGCGTTGGGGCACGCTCGGCGTGTTCTTCGGACGCTTCTTCGGGCCGCTGCGCGCTTCGGTGCCGCTGGTCGCCGGCATCTGCGACATGCCGGCCCTGCGCTTCCAGCTCGCCAACGTCGCCTCGGCGCTCGTCTGGGCCACCGTCATGCTCGCCCCCGGGGCGTTCGGCCTCAAGTGGCTGCGCGAATGGTGA
- a CDS encoding Pr6Pr family membrane protein: MASIARLERPLLILIAVLVWPAALYQVFLATGMTMAAGHSLLDGLVTAFSFFTILTNLLVGVVTVALIRRGQGGTFLTRPGTLAAVAVYILVVGVIYALLLSGLHVFTGLALVADSVVHRAVPVLYALYWLLFARKGALRWADPLAWLIYPLLYIVHTLVRGALTGRYPYPFADAARLGYPTALANGAAILAFFLGLGLVLVALDRAMGRIAAGAGSRRAP; encoded by the coding sequence ATGGCGAGCATCGCGCGACTGGAACGTCCGCTCCTGATCCTCATCGCCGTCCTGGTCTGGCCGGCGGCGCTCTACCAGGTGTTCCTGGCGACTGGGATGACCATGGCGGCCGGCCATTCGCTGCTGGACGGCCTGGTCACCGCCTTCAGCTTCTTCACCATCCTCACCAATCTCCTGGTCGGCGTGGTGACGGTCGCGCTGATCCGGCGCGGCCAGGGCGGGACGTTTCTCACCCGCCCGGGCACGCTGGCGGCGGTCGCGGTCTATATCCTCGTCGTCGGCGTGATCTATGCGCTGCTGCTGTCGGGCCTGCACGTCTTCACCGGCCTCGCGCTCGTCGCAGACAGCGTCGTGCACCGGGCCGTGCCGGTCCTGTACGCGCTGTACTGGCTCCTGTTCGCGCGCAAGGGCGCCCTGCGCTGGGCCGATCCGCTGGCCTGGCTGATCTATCCCCTGCTCTACATCGTCCATACCCTGGTGCGCGGTGCGCTGACGGGCCGCTATCCCTATCCCTTCGCCGACGCCGCCCGGCTCGGCTATCCCACGGCCCTGGCCAACGGCGCCGCGATCCTCGCCTTCTTCCTCGGGCTCGGCCTCGTGCTCGTCGCCCTCGACCGCGCGATGGGGCGGATCGCGGCCGGCGCCGGTTCCCGACGAGCCCCTTGA
- a CDS encoding ankyrin repeat domain-containing protein: protein MTLPASPDLSHLKKQAKQLLRAAAAGDAAALGRFAAALPARPPLAALRLHDAQSVLAREHGFRSWTELKRYVEWKRTDLAARLKAWLAWVYEGNARERRLAIRMLAEEPDVFASDPWLACAVGDEAAVRRALSDDAAWVNRPGGALGMPPLVAVTHSGLIREEGFAPRLLACAGLLLRHGADVDARWTDPNWPDWPFSALYGAAGRTHHAGMTELLLEAGANPDDNESLYHSVEASDSACTRLLLAAGARVTGTNAIAHVLDYDKLEDLQLMLRHGGDPNEQPWLHHAILRGRSLAHVQALVEAGADLRARDGEGISLYRWAQARGRLDVVGMLRAAGIEEPLTQEEEFVAACTRGDDAAARAILERLPDIVARLSPGQLQIMPELAGLGAHAAVRTMLALGWPREVKAGWDATALNLAVFQGDAAMARLLLAAGADWRTLHGYGDTVLGTLSFASQADGVGEPAPRDYPGCARALVEHGVPLAELRRYRFSPEVADYLEALPEPADRPS, encoded by the coding sequence ATGACCCTTCCCGCATCGCCTGATCTGTCGCACCTGAAGAAGCAGGCCAAGCAGCTCCTGCGCGCCGCCGCGGCCGGCGACGCCGCGGCGCTCGGCCGCTTTGCCGCGGCGCTTCCCGCACGGCCGCCGCTCGCAGCGCTCCGGCTGCACGATGCGCAGTCGGTGCTGGCGCGCGAGCACGGCTTCCGGTCCTGGACCGAGCTCAAGCGCTATGTCGAATGGAAGCGGACCGATCTGGCGGCACGCCTGAAGGCCTGGCTCGCCTGGGTCTATGAGGGCAATGCACGCGAGCGCCGGCTGGCAATCCGGATGCTGGCGGAGGAACCCGATGTCTTCGCCTCCGATCCCTGGCTCGCCTGTGCCGTCGGCGACGAGGCGGCCGTGCGGCGCGCCCTTTCCGACGACGCGGCATGGGTGAACCGCCCGGGCGGCGCGCTCGGCATGCCGCCGCTGGTCGCCGTGACCCATTCCGGCCTGATCCGGGAGGAAGGATTCGCGCCCCGCCTCCTCGCCTGCGCCGGCTTGCTGCTGCGCCACGGCGCCGACGTCGATGCCCGCTGGACCGATCCGAACTGGCCGGATTGGCCGTTCTCCGCGCTCTACGGCGCCGCCGGGCGGACCCATCACGCCGGCATGACCGAGCTGCTCCTGGAGGCCGGCGCGAATCCCGACGACAACGAATCCCTCTACCATTCCGTCGAGGCCAGCGATTCCGCCTGCACGCGGCTCCTCCTGGCCGCCGGCGCTCGCGTCACGGGCACCAATGCCATCGCCCATGTCCTCGACTACGACAAGCTCGAGGACCTGCAGCTGATGCTGCGCCACGGCGGCGACCCCAACGAGCAGCCCTGGCTGCATCACGCCATCCTGCGCGGGCGCTCGCTGGCCCATGTCCAGGCGCTGGTCGAGGCCGGCGCCGATCTTCGGGCCCGGGACGGGGAGGGGATCAGCCTCTACCGCTGGGCGCAGGCCCGTGGCCGCCTCGACGTGGTCGGGATGCTGCGCGCCGCCGGCATCGAAGAGCCGCTGACGCAGGAGGAGGAGTTCGTCGCCGCCTGCACGCGGGGCGACGACGCGGCCGCCCGCGCCATCCTGGAGCGCCTGCCGGACATCGTCGCGCGGCTGAGCCCGGGCCAGCTGCAAATCATGCCGGAACTCGCCGGCCTCGGCGCGCACGCCGCCGTCCGCACCATGCTGGCGCTCGGCTGGCCGCGCGAGGTCAAGGCTGGGTGGGACGCCACGGCGTTGAACCTGGCGGTGTTCCAGGGCGATGCGGCGATGGCGCGCCTGCTGCTGGCCGCCGGCGCCGACTGGCGCACCCTGCACGGCTATGGCGACACCGTGCTCGGCACCCTGTCCTTTGCCTCGCAGGCCGACGGTGTCGGCGAGCCGGCGCCGCGCGACTATCCCGGCTGCGCCCGTGCGCTCGTCGAGCACGGCGTGCCGCTCGCCGAACTGCGGCGCTACCGCTTCTCCCCCGAGGTGGCGGACTACCTCGAAGCGCTGCCCGAGCCGGCTGACCGGCCCTCGTGA
- a CDS encoding VOC family protein, with translation MTVRRIIANIDTRDIAAARRFYGDVLGLDLLMDHGWIATYGSDETMAVQISVAEQGGSGTPTPDLSIEVDDVDVALARMREAGFAIEYGPADEPWGVRRFYVRDPFGKLVNILSHA, from the coding sequence ATGACCGTGCGGCGGATCATCGCCAATATCGACACGCGCGACATCGCCGCGGCCCGGCGCTTCTACGGCGACGTGCTGGGCCTCGACCTGCTGATGGACCACGGCTGGATCGCCACCTACGGCTCGGACGAGACCATGGCGGTGCAGATCAGCGTCGCCGAGCAGGGCGGCTCCGGCACGCCGACGCCCGACCTCTCCATCGAGGTCGACGACGTCGACGTCGCGCTCGCCCGCATGCGCGAGGCCGGCTTCGCCATCGAGTACGGACCGGCGGACGAGCCCTGGGGCGTGCGCCGCTTCTACGTGCGCGACCCCTTCGGCAAGCTGGTCAACATCCTGTCCCACGCCTGA
- a CDS encoding DUF1127 domain-containing protein, with protein sequence MTATLSHGAGQSARTLTPFLHRAWAGIADLALYLPRLRRNRAQLTRLHAMNDHELQDIGLTRLDVVSAGALPPSHDPTELLASIVRERGSRRCGR encoded by the coding sequence ATGACCGCGACATTGTCCCATGGCGCCGGGCAGTCCGCCAGGACGCTCACGCCGTTCCTCCACAGGGCCTGGGCAGGAATCGCCGATCTGGCGCTCTACCTGCCCCGGCTGCGGCGCAATCGCGCCCAGCTGACGCGGCTCCATGCCATGAACGACCACGAGCTGCAGGACATCGGGCTGACCCGGCTCGACGTGGTCTCGGCCGGCGCCTTGCCGCCGTCCCATGACCCGACCGAGCTGCTCGCTTCGATCGTCCGGGAGCGCGGCTCCCGGCGCTGCGGCCGCTGA
- a CDS encoding LysR substrate-binding domain-containing protein: MLDTDQLRSFVAIVDTGSFTRAAERVNKTQSAVSMQIRRLEDQLGSPLFAKRGRGVRLTESGERLVDYARQMLQVEAAAFASISRRALAGRVRLGIPDDYADTLLPDLVTRFSRRHPLVELSVVCEHCATLVEQIAGGDLDVAIYDGEREMELLREEPLRWVIGANSRAHEVRPLPMALSNPTCSWRRAATSALDEAGIPWRALLGSTNSSAIAPVVQAGLAVTVMPLSAMRPGLKVFEDFEGLPQLPTIRIGMIESPHARSPEARALAEEIRAVFRREAPPVQPDRVFAEITFPKIDPARRARGRAAAA; encoded by the coding sequence ATGCTCGACACCGACCAGTTGCGCAGCTTCGTCGCCATCGTCGACACCGGCAGCTTCACCCGCGCCGCCGAGCGGGTGAACAAGACCCAATCCGCCGTCTCCATGCAGATCCGGCGCCTGGAGGACCAGCTCGGCAGCCCGCTCTTCGCCAAGCGCGGCCGGGGCGTGCGCCTGACGGAGAGCGGCGAGCGCCTGGTCGACTATGCCCGCCAGATGCTGCAGGTCGAGGCGGCGGCCTTCGCCAGCATCTCGCGCCGGGCCCTGGCCGGGCGCGTGCGGCTCGGCATTCCCGACGACTATGCCGACACCCTTCTGCCCGACCTGGTCACCCGCTTTTCCAGGCGCCATCCCCTGGTCGAGCTTTCGGTCGTCTGCGAGCACTGCGCAACCCTGGTCGAGCAGATCGCCGGCGGCGACCTCGACGTGGCGATCTATGATGGCGAGAGGGAGATGGAGCTCCTGCGCGAGGAGCCGCTGCGCTGGGTCATCGGCGCCAATTCCCGGGCGCACGAGGTGCGGCCGCTGCCGATGGCGCTGTCGAACCCGACCTGCAGCTGGCGCCGCGCCGCGACCTCGGCCCTCGACGAGGCCGGGATTCCCTGGCGCGCATTGTTGGGCTCGACCAATTCCTCGGCGATCGCACCGGTCGTCCAGGCGGGGCTTGCGGTGACGGTGATGCCGCTGAGCGCCATGCGTCCCGGGCTGAAGGTGTTCGAAGACTTCGAGGGTCTGCCGCAGTTGCCGACGATCCGGATCGGCATGATCGAGAGCCCGCATGCGCGCTCGCCCGAGGCCCGGGCCCTTGCCGAGGAGATCCGCGCCGTCTTCCGCCGCGAGGCGCCGCCAGTGCAGCCGGACCGGGTTTTCGCCGAGATCACCTTCCCGAAGATCGACCCGGCGCGTCGGGCTCGGGGGCGTGCGGCCGCGGCCTGA
- a CDS encoding DHA2 family efflux MFS transporter permease subunit → MPHGASPHAVKPVTAATWLGFAMMAIGMFMAILDVQVVATSLPTIQGALAIAPDRMSWVQTAYLVAEVIAIPLTGFLTRLMGMRGLFVVAIALFTVASAGCAASTGFAGLIAWRVLQGFAGGTLIPAVFSAVFLLFPAHRQGLATTLASGLAVLAPIVGPVVGGWITQTYSWHWLFLINLAPGLLCALLAGLLLPGGGMRPGEARRLDALSLTLAAIALAALEIALKEAPGRGWTDGLVVGLLALSLAGMVAFVERTLRAQHPVVELRSFADRGFAVGCILSFVLGVGLFGSVYLMPVFLAFVRGHDALEIGEILLVTGVAQFLTAPVAVVLEQRVEARLLTAAGFALFAVGLGLSAVQTPETDYDGMFWPQVLRGLALMFCLLPPTRLALGHLDTERVPDASGLFNLMRNLGGAIGLALIDTVIYGRAPVHAAAILDRLAAGDTVTATFVGVPLDLFALRPAGPFDEQTRAMLQPLVEKAATTMAVNDAWAMIALLTLVALACVPFAGRAAAHG, encoded by the coding sequence ATGCCGCACGGGGCCAGCCCGCATGCCGTGAAGCCGGTCACGGCCGCCACCTGGCTCGGCTTCGCCATGATGGCGATCGGCATGTTCATGGCGATCCTCGACGTGCAGGTGGTCGCGACCTCGCTGCCGACCATCCAGGGCGCCCTCGCCATCGCGCCGGACCGGATGAGCTGGGTGCAGACGGCCTATCTCGTCGCCGAGGTCATCGCCATTCCGCTGACCGGCTTCCTCACCCGGCTGATGGGCATGCGCGGCCTGTTCGTGGTGGCGATCGCGCTCTTCACCGTGGCCTCGGCCGGCTGCGCCGCCAGCACCGGCTTTGCCGGGCTGATCGCCTGGCGGGTTCTGCAGGGCTTTGCCGGCGGCACGCTGATCCCGGCCGTGTTCTCGGCGGTGTTCCTGTTGTTCCCGGCGCACCGGCAGGGCCTCGCCACCACGCTCGCCAGCGGCCTGGCGGTGCTGGCGCCGATCGTCGGCCCGGTCGTCGGCGGCTGGATCACGCAGACCTATTCCTGGCATTGGCTGTTCCTGATCAACCTCGCGCCCGGCCTGCTCTGCGCGCTCCTCGCGGGGTTGCTGCTGCCGGGAGGCGGGATGCGCCCGGGCGAAGCCCGGCGCCTCGACGCGCTCTCGCTGACGCTGGCGGCGATCGCCCTGGCGGCGCTGGAGATCGCCCTCAAGGAGGCGCCGGGGCGCGGCTGGACCGACGGCCTCGTCGTCGGGCTGCTGGCGCTGAGCCTGGCGGGCATGGTCGCCTTCGTCGAGCGGACGCTGCGGGCGCAGCATCCGGTGGTCGAGCTGCGCAGCTTCGCCGACCGCGGCTTCGCCGTCGGCTGCATCCTGAGCTTCGTGCTCGGCGTCGGCCTGTTCGGATCGGTCTATCTCATGCCGGTGTTCCTCGCCTTCGTCCGCGGCCACGACGCGCTGGAGATCGGCGAGATCCTGCTGGTGACCGGCGTCGCGCAGTTCCTGACCGCGCCCGTGGCCGTGGTGCTCGAGCAGCGCGTCGAGGCGCGGCTGCTGACGGCGGCCGGCTTCGCCCTGTTCGCCGTCGGGCTCGGCCTCAGCGCCGTCCAGACGCCTGAGACCGACTATGACGGCATGTTCTGGCCGCAGGTCCTGCGCGGCCTCGCGCTGATGTTCTGCCTGTTGCCGCCGACGCGGCTGGCGCTCGGGCACCTCGACACGGAGCGCGTGCCCGATGCCAGCGGCCTGTTCAACCTGATGCGCAACCTCGGCGGCGCCATCGGCCTTGCGCTGATCGACACGGTGATCTACGGCCGCGCGCCGGTGCATGCGGCGGCGATCCTCGACCGCCTGGCCGCCGGCGACACGGTCACCGCCACCTTCGTCGGCGTGCCGCTCGATCTCTTCGCCCTGCGCCCGGCCGGACCGTTCGACGAACAGACCCGGGCCATGCTGCAGCCGCTGGTGGAGAAGGCGGCGACGACGATGGCCGTCAACGACGCCTGGGCGATGATCGCTCTCCTCACCCTGGTGGCGCTGGCCTGCGTGCCCTTCGCCGGGAGGGCGGCAGCCCACGGCTGA